A single genomic interval of Syntrophobotulus glycolicus DSM 8271 harbors:
- a CDS encoding GntR family transcriptional regulator, whose product MSKIPSYRAMYDLVKNDIKQGKYLIGELLPTESELEKIFHVSRSTVRRAMELLAQDGLVSIKQGRGTTVMDFKTKQDLNKVTSVTESLRRKGYIVRTKSMYIDTVGATEKLAQELQVMQGDLLARVQRIQLADEKPVVIMKNYIPYHTVPNIEQYTNQFSALYQFLEQKYQIEIDAAKDKIYAKPADFTDSEMLCVAPGTALLCIRRICYKDQKPVCVDQVSILGDQYELEVSMSGRYK is encoded by the coding sequence ATGAGCAAAATACCTTCATATAGGGCAATGTATGATCTGGTGAAAAACGACATTAAACAGGGTAAATATTTGATCGGAGAATTGCTTCCTACTGAATCTGAGCTTGAAAAGATTTTTCATGTCAGCCGTTCAACGGTGCGGCGTGCTATGGAATTGCTTGCACAAGATGGTTTGGTTTCAATTAAGCAAGGCCGGGGCACCACAGTGATGGACTTCAAAACAAAGCAGGATCTGAACAAAGTAACCTCTGTCACTGAATCGTTAAGGAGAAAGGGGTATATTGTCCGGACCAAAAGTATGTATATTGACACGGTTGGGGCAACGGAAAAATTGGCGCAAGAACTCCAAGTGATGCAGGGGGACTTATTGGCACGTGTGCAAAGAATCCAACTGGCTGATGAAAAACCTGTAGTGATCATGAAAAATTACATTCCCTACCATACAGTTCCCAATATTGAACAATATACGAATCAGTTTTCAGCGCTTTATCAATTTTTAGAACAAAAATATCAGATCGAGATTGACGCGGCAAAAGACAAAATATATGCAAAGCCTGCTGATTTTACAGATTCAGAAATGCTTTGCGTGGCTCCGGGTACTGCCCTTCTTTGTATCCGCCGAATTTGTTATAAAGATCAAAAACCTGTTTGTGTCGATCAAGTCAGTATCCTTGGAGATCAATATGAGCTTGAGGTTTCTATGAGCGGGCGCTACAAATAA
- the rlmH gene encoding 23S rRNA (pseudouridine(1915)-N(3))-methyltransferase RlmH, which yields MLQVKITAVGKIREKYLQDGIKEYLKRLGGYLKIQIEELGDEPCPEKSLQAEEEKIKRKEGDKILKTLTAQDYVVLLDLDGSQLDSAGLAEFLEDKALQGQSRICFVIGGSLGVSDEVRARADFRWSFSKLTFPHQLMRMLLLEQLYRACRISRGEPYHK from the coding sequence ATGCTTCAGGTCAAAATAACGGCTGTCGGAAAAATACGGGAGAAATATTTGCAGGACGGGATCAAGGAATATCTTAAGCGTCTTGGCGGTTATTTAAAGATCCAAATTGAGGAACTGGGTGATGAGCCATGTCCGGAGAAAAGCTTACAAGCCGAAGAGGAAAAAATTAAACGCAAAGAAGGGGATAAGATCCTCAAAACTTTAACAGCACAGGATTATGTGGTCCTGCTTGATCTTGACGGCAGCCAGCTGGATTCCGCAGGGCTGGCCGAATTTCTTGAAGATAAAGCATTACAGGGACAAAGCAGGATTTGCTTTGTGATCGGAGGATCACTGGGCGTATCTGATGAGGTGCGGGCAAGAGCGGATTTTCGCTGGTCATTTTCCAAGCTGACGTTTCCCCACCAGCTGATGAGAATGCTGTTGCTGGAACAGCTTTACCGGGCGTGCCGGATCAGCAGAGGTGAGCCGTATCATAAATAA